In one Penaeus monodon isolate SGIC_2016 chromosome 20, NSTDA_Pmon_1, whole genome shotgun sequence genomic region, the following are encoded:
- the LOC119585908 gene encoding uncharacterized protein LOC119585908, translating into MLDTPIPKHEYRELHALKNQGSPGRAPPLIEHTFTVFRWQDTPISQTFDEVLFQRIMQCLVIWGSSITRLGNLPVWRLSNSHGKCSLGGRRVIFLAPNQSSWQQPHTGNKQLTAMTSGRGVQKVQLQPILTYLRGGEAGGGPKSMGECLCHSPIMQESSNACRTELTARTDGAGASHGSWRRDGTEQEHAAAVGGTSTGNGTSTGQVNATTSYYYTPILNSQQTLLRPIMTAQPPLYSPLLPPQQHTYAMPHASPSAGSTYFANLSESMRGGLSDMIPGSSDSLYKEVGHLGRQGQGTGITHSSKPCDASADPRQYAMEVCQRRLPQEGVYNGGTYPSCGGEVTRPNHTTHHEQRAASYEDYSRMGVYTEDGSGRGWEGMGNCGTSRSASAANHTTHPYTYSYTDCRLDAAWNKCVAGMGIGGPMAGPSGENFPSQEHQVDSPQVKTTARGATSHTLAVNVNMGMPSGDPSMTRSHYDYQPLPGAQIPPFLPYLTPLNYQQVTDVVDRRVETRTDHRAVNRSDVQNCAGQGTSTSSRHLEQAAAPSEKHVVHSIPPSGNVAPPMSITQPTDTQRSVSGHINTSATTHSTHQECLGQNKNIVVDQVQSCTHMNLKKKTSEAGTDNQLCGSCSGGTTIAETQQGAISNASMIGSGVLVVPAEGVIPCPIESLVAAVAKNEPSTSFKKKRTEEEDSMTGGGEGLVCLVCDLVIEGTSSQHDGGQRGACEETVAACSIDSLATVMSKVSVGDKLGSLVGTVLPRHLLHSTAICSKCFHLINELEILEHRLSFLS; encoded by the exons ATGCTGGACACCCCAATACCTAAGCATGAGTATAGGGAGTTACATGCTTTAAAGAACCAGGGAAGTCCAGGACGTGCTCCACCATTGATCGAACACACCTTTACCGTGTTCAGAT GGCAAGATACACCCATTTCACAAACTTTTGACGAGGTACTTTTCCAGAG GATTATGCAATGCCTAGTTATTTGGGGATCCAGTATCACCAGACTTGGCAATCTGCCAGTTTGGAGGCTGTCTAACAGCCATGGCAAATGTAGCCTTGGAGGACGCAGAGTGATATTTTTAGCACCGAACCAGTCATCATGGCAACAACCCCACACGGGGAACAAACAACTAACCGCCATG ACAAGTGGCAGGGGGGTGCAGAAAGTGCAGCTGCAGCCTATACTAACTTACCTCAGGGGAGGGGAGGCTGGAGGGGGCCCTAAGAGTATGGGGGAGTGTCTGTGTCACTCTCCTATCATGCAGGAAAGCAGCAACGCGTGCAGGACGGAGTTAACAGCCAGGACAGATGGTGCTGGAG CTTCACATGGCTCATGGAGGAGGGACGGAACAGAGCAGGAGCATGCCGCAGCAGTAGGAGGAACCAGCACAGGGAACGGAACCTCAACTGGGCAGGTTAACGCCACAACCAGCTACTATTACACGCCCATTTTGAACTCTCAGCAGACCCTCCTTAGGCCAATCATGACAGCACAGCcgcctctctactctccccttcttccacctcaGCAGCACACTTATGCCATGCCCCATGCATCACCCTCAGCTG GATCTACATATTTTGCAAACCTGAGTGAGAGCATGCGAGGGGGGTTAAGTGACATGATCCCAGGATCATCAGACAGCCTCTACAAGGAAGTGGGGCATCTGGGAAGACAAGGCCAGGGAACAGGCATCACTCACTCCTCAAAGCCTTGTGATGCCTCTGCTGACCCTCGGCAGTATGCCATGGAGGTGTGCCAGCGGAGATTACCACAGGAGGGAGTTTACAATGGCGGGACTTACCCATCATGCGGTGGGGAAGTGACGAGGCCCAACCACACTACTCATCACGAGCAGAGGGCGGCGTCCTATGAGGACTACTCTCGGATGGGGGTTTATACAGAGGATGGCAgcggaagggggtgggaagggatggGAAATTGTGGCACATCTCGCTCTGCCTCAGCTGCCAACCATACTACCCACCCCTACACCTATTCCTATACTGACTGTCGTCTGGATGCAGCCTGGAACAAGTGTGTGGCTGGAATGGGCATTGGGGGACCCATGGCTGGACCCAGTGGAGAGAATTTCCCCTCACAAGAGCACCAGGTGGACTCCCCTCAAGTGAAGACCACAGCCCGGGGTGCCACCAGCCACACCCTGGCAGTTAATGTCAATATGGGGATGCCTTCTGGGGATCCCTCAATGACCCGCTCCCACTACGATTATCAGCCCTTGCCAGGGGCTCAGATTCCACCCTTCCTGCCCTATCTCACGCCTTTGAACTATCAGCAAGTAACTGATGTTGTTGACAGGCGGGTTGAAACACGTACTGATCACAGAGCTGTAAATCGTTCAGATGTGCAG AACTGTgctggacaaggaacttcaacAAGTTCCCGTCACCTTGAACAGGCTGCAGCCCCGTCAGAGAAGCATGTGGTCCACTCTATACCACCATCAGGCAATGTAGCTCCACCAATGTCTATTACTCAGCCCACAGACACTCAGAGAAGTGTCAGTGGCCACATCAATACCTCAGCcaccacccacagcacacaccagGAGTGTCTTGGACAAAACAAGAACATTGTGGTGGACCAAGTACAG TCATGCACTCATATGAATCTCAAGAAGAAGACCTCGGAAGCAGGCACCGACAACCAGCTGTGTGGCTCATGCAGTGGGGGAACTACCATAGCAGAGACCCAGCAGGGAGCCATCAGTAATGCGAGCATGATTGGCAGTGGCGTTCTTGTTGTCCCAGCAGAAGGAGTGATACCATGTCCCATTGAGTCATTGGTCGCTGCTGTAGCCAAG AATGAACCATCAACCTCCTTCAAAAAGAAACGTACGGAAGAGGAGGATTCTATGACTGGTGGAGGTGAGGGACTAGTGTGTCTGGTTTGCGACCTTGTCATAGAGGGAACCAGCAGCCAGCATGATGGGGGGCAGAGAGGGGCGTGTGAGGAGACAGTTGCCGCTTGCTCCATCGACTCCCTGGCAACAGTGATGTCCAAA GTAAGTGTGGGAGACAAACTTGGCAGCTTAGTGGGCACTGTGCTGCCTCGTCACCTGTTGCACTCCACGGCCATCTGTAGCAAGTGCTTCCATCTCATCAATGAACTGGAAATTCTGGAACACCGACTGTCTTT TCTCTCCTGA